One Algibacter sp. L3A6 genomic region harbors:
- a CDS encoding sulfatase: MKHVLKIGAICLLTLTTVTSCKEKTKQVETKAEVKAERPNILYIMADDHTSQALGIYDGILKDYVHTPNIERLAAEGLVLDNCLVSNSICSPSRATILTGQYSHINGVKILAGGLPPTHPTIAGVLKSGGYQTSIIGKWHLKQEPTDEFDYYSVLPGQGRYWNPILKTKENWKDYMEGGKAYEGFSTDVIADKTIEWIDKRDKDKPFMMMCHFKATHEPFDYPERFSHLYRDQDIPVPSSLYDKGAETTGRSFKGQSVDNLKERYLLASKDPENVPGYMKYPELPLTVDGLTNDEARYKTYQKYVKDFMRCGAAIDDNIGKLLDYLDKSGLAENTIVIYTADQGYFLGEHGWFDKRLIYEESIHMPFVIRYPKEIPAGTRNSDLIENVDFSALFADYAGVDYPETMQGQSFRENLKGNTSKDWRKYGYYRYWDHSIDRPGHFGIRGERYKLAFYYGNALKENGFTKENQPKKFWDFYDLEKDPNESHNAYNDPEYQEIIKEMKVEILKQREALKDTDPDNPEIHEIIEKHWNA, translated from the coding sequence ATGAAACATGTACTTAAAATAGGTGCCATTTGTTTACTTACCCTTACAACCGTAACAAGCTGTAAAGAAAAAACAAAGCAAGTAGAAACTAAAGCTGAAGTAAAAGCAGAAAGGCCTAATATCTTATACATCATGGCCGATGATCATACTTCTCAAGCCTTAGGTATTTACGATGGAATTTTAAAAGATTATGTACATACCCCAAACATTGAGCGTTTAGCTGCCGAAGGACTTGTGTTAGATAATTGTTTGGTATCTAACTCTATTTGTTCGCCAAGTAGAGCTACAATTCTTACCGGTCAATACAGCCATATTAACGGTGTAAAAATTCTAGCAGGAGGTTTACCTCCAACGCATCCTACTATTGCAGGTGTTTTAAAGAGTGGTGGCTACCAAACCTCTATTATAGGAAAATGGCATTTAAAACAAGAACCTACCGATGAGTTCGATTACTACAGCGTTTTACCAGGACAAGGTAGATACTGGAATCCTATATTGAAAACCAAAGAGAATTGGAAAGATTATATGGAAGGTGGTAAAGCTTATGAAGGTTTTAGTACGGATGTTATTGCAGATAAAACCATTGAATGGATTGATAAAAGAGATAAAGACAAACCTTTTATGATGATGTGTCATTTTAAAGCCACACACGAACCATTTGATTATCCAGAACGTTTTAGTCATTTATATCGAGATCAAGATATTCCTGTTCCTAGTTCACTTTATGATAAAGGCGCAGAAACTACAGGTAGATCTTTTAAAGGGCAGTCTGTAGATAATTTAAAAGAAAGATATTTATTAGCTTCAAAAGATCCTGAAAATGTACCGGGTTACATGAAGTATCCTGAATTACCATTAACTGTAGATGGTTTAACAAATGATGAAGCTAGATATAAAACCTACCAAAAATATGTAAAAGACTTCATGCGTTGTGGAGCCGCTATTGATGATAATATTGGTAAATTATTAGATTATTTAGACAAATCTGGATTAGCAGAAAACACCATCGTTATTTATACAGCAGACCAAGGTTACTTTTTAGGAGAACACGGTTGGTTTGATAAACGATTAATATATGAAGAATCTATTCACATGCCTTTTGTAATTCGTTATCCAAAGGAAATTCCAGCAGGAACACGTAATTCTGATCTTATTGAAAATGTAGATTTCTCGGCGTTATTTGCAGATTATGCAGGTGTTGATTACCCTGAAACAATGCAAGGACAATCGTTCCGTGAAAACTTAAAAGGGAATACTTCTAAAGATTGGAGAAAGTATGGTTATTACAGATATTGGGACCATTCTATAGATCGTCCTGGACATTTTGGAATTAGAGGAGAACGTTACAAACTAGCCTTCTATTACGGAAATGCATTAAAGGAAAACGGGTTTACTAAAGAAAATCAACCAAAGAAATTTTGGGACTTTTACGATTTAGAAAAAGATCCAAACGAATCTCACAACGCTTATAATGATCCGGAATACCAAGAGATTATTAAAGAAATGAAAGTAGAAATCTTGAAACAAAGAGAAGCTTTAAAAGATACCGATCCAGATAATCCGGAAATCCATGAGATTATAGAGAAACATTGGAACGCTTAA
- a CDS encoding glycoside hydrolase family 3 protein: MKKILHTLKIVSVLALIISAFAFSNKKDPPYKNPKLPVEERVSDLLGRMTLEEKFWQMFMIPGDLKIGKDKLKHGIFGFQISSKGLNDNAAEQIMDYGSTGTAANMANEINELQKFFLEETRLGIPIIPFNEALHGLARDGATMYPQAIALAATWDTNLVGEVAGAITKETKTRGIRQILSPVLNIARDVRWGRTEETYGEDPYLTTQMALSYLGEFEKEGVITTPKHFVANVGAGGRDSYPISYNERILEEIYFPAFKAVFQKVGARSVMTSYNSLNGTPCTSNEWLLRTKLKEEWGFDGFVISDAGATGGANVLHFTAANYAEATEDAVEAGLDVMFQTNYNHYPLFWEAYQNGMVDIKAIDEAVSRILKAKFELGLFENPYVDAKEAAIWNGHKTHSELARKAASKAMVLLKNENEALPIDKSVKKMALIGHDVKTVRLGGYSGPGNNLISMYQGVSDKIGKDNIIYAPGVALAEENYNAIASSYLSTTKDGKQVPGLKGDYFDNIKLSGQPKVERVDKQIKFGWTLFSPHEDLAYDWFSVRWTGKLKAPKTGVFNIGIEGNDGYRMYLDGKLIIDNWQKQSYNSILKPFSFEEGKTYDIKIEFFEAAGNAKFKLIWDAEIQNEWEQQIADAVAAAEQSDVAVVVAGIHEGEFQDRALLALPGHQEALIKAVAKTGKPTVVVLVGGSAITMSNWINDVDGVLMAWYSGENGGNGFADILFGDENPAGRLPITFPVDEAQCPLYYNNKPTGRGDNYHNLTGQPLFPFGYGLSYTAFEYSNIEFSKNNINPDESVKITCDIKNVGAIDGEEVVQLYIRDELASVSRPIKELKGFTRIALKAGETQKVTFELGPDELSMLDKDLKRLVEAGDFRIMIGASSKDIKLRKILTVK; the protein is encoded by the coding sequence TTGAAAAAGATTCTCCATACCCTAAAAATAGTCAGTGTTCTTGCACTCATCATCAGTGCTTTCGCCTTTTCTAACAAGAAAGATCCGCCTTATAAAAACCCGAAGTTACCTGTTGAAGAACGCGTAAGCGACTTATTAGGCAGAATGACTTTAGAAGAAAAATTCTGGCAAATGTTTATGATTCCAGGCGATTTAAAGATTGGAAAAGACAAATTGAAACACGGTATTTTTGGTTTTCAAATTTCTTCAAAAGGATTAAATGATAATGCCGCCGAGCAAATTATGGACTATGGTTCTACGGGAACTGCAGCCAATATGGCTAACGAAATTAACGAACTTCAAAAGTTTTTCTTAGAAGAAACTCGTTTAGGAATTCCTATCATTCCGTTTAACGAAGCGCTTCACGGTTTAGCTCGCGATGGAGCCACCATGTATCCACAAGCCATTGCATTAGCGGCAACTTGGGATACAAACTTAGTTGGCGAAGTAGCCGGTGCCATTACAAAGGAAACCAAAACAAGAGGAATTCGTCAAATATTATCGCCAGTATTAAACATAGCACGCGATGTACGTTGGGGACGTACCGAAGAAACTTATGGTGAAGATCCATATTTAACAACGCAAATGGCACTTTCTTATCTTGGAGAATTCGAGAAAGAAGGTGTAATAACCACACCAAAACACTTTGTTGCTAATGTAGGCGCAGGTGGTCGTGATAGTTACCCAATTAGTTATAACGAACGTATTTTAGAGGAAATTTATTTTCCTGCTTTTAAAGCCGTTTTTCAAAAAGTAGGTGCACGTTCTGTGATGACGTCTTACAACTCCTTAAACGGTACACCATGTACGTCTAACGAGTGGTTATTGCGTACTAAACTGAAAGAAGAATGGGGTTTTGATGGCTTTGTAATTTCTGATGCTGGAGCTACAGGTGGTGCTAATGTATTGCACTTTACAGCAGCAAATTATGCCGAAGCTACCGAAGATGCTGTAGAAGCTGGTTTAGATGTTATGTTTCAAACTAACTACAACCACTACCCTTTATTTTGGGAAGCTTACCAAAATGGTATGGTCGATATTAAAGCCATTGACGAAGCAGTTAGCCGTATTCTAAAAGCAAAATTCGAATTAGGTTTATTTGAAAATCCATACGTAGATGCTAAAGAAGCAGCAATTTGGAACGGACATAAAACACACAGTGAATTGGCCAGAAAAGCAGCCTCTAAAGCAATGGTTTTATTAAAAAACGAAAATGAAGCTTTACCAATTGATAAATCGGTTAAAAAAATGGCACTTATTGGGCACGATGTAAAAACCGTGCGATTAGGTGGTTATAGTGGTCCTGGAAATAATCTTATTTCTATGTATCAAGGTGTATCAGACAAGATAGGAAAAGACAATATTATCTATGCGCCTGGTGTAGCTTTAGCTGAAGAAAATTATAACGCAATAGCCTCTTCTTACTTATCAACAACCAAAGATGGTAAACAAGTTCCAGGTTTAAAAGGTGATTATTTTGATAATATTAAATTAAGCGGCCAACCTAAAGTAGAACGTGTTGATAAGCAAATTAAGTTTGGATGGACCTTATTTTCACCACATGAAGATTTAGCTTACGACTGGTTTTCGGTACGATGGACAGGAAAACTAAAAGCGCCAAAAACAGGTGTTTTTAATATTGGAATTGAAGGTAACGATGGGTACCGCATGTATTTAGATGGTAAATTAATTATTGATAACTGGCAAAAACAATCGTATAACAGTATTTTAAAACCTTTCTCTTTTGAAGAAGGAAAAACATACGACATTAAAATTGAGTTTTTTGAAGCAGCAGGAAATGCAAAATTCAAATTAATTTGGGATGCCGAAATTCAAAATGAATGGGAACAACAAATTGCCGATGCTGTTGCAGCTGCAGAACAAAGTGATGTTGCTGTAGTGGTTGCCGGTATTCACGAAGGTGAATTTCAAGATCGTGCGTTATTAGCTTTACCTGGTCATCAAGAAGCTTTAATTAAAGCCGTTGCTAAAACAGGAAAACCAACAGTTGTTGTTTTAGTTGGTGGTAGCGCTATAACAATGTCTAACTGGATTAATGATGTCGATGGTGTTTTAATGGCATGGTATTCTGGTGAAAATGGCGGAAACGGTTTTGCCGATATCCTTTTTGGAGATGAAAATCCTGCAGGACGTTTACCAATTACTTTCCCGGTAGATGAGGCTCAATGTCCACTATATTACAACAACAAACCAACAGGTAGAGGAGATAATTACCATAACCTTACTGGGCAACCTTTATTCCCATTTGGTTATGGATTAAGCTATACGGCTTTTGAATATTCCAATATAGAATTCAGTAAAAATAACATCAATCCAGATGAAAGCGTGAAAATTACTTGCGATATTAAAAATGTTGGAGCAATTGATGGAGAAGAAGTTGTGCAGCTATATATTAGAGATGAATTAGCATCAGTATCAAGACCAATAAAAGAATTAAAAGGTTTTACGCGTATAGCATTAAAAGCAGGTGAAACTCAAAAAGTAACTTTTGAACTAGGTCCTGATGAACTTTCGATGTTGGATAAAGATTTAAAACGATTAGTTGAAGCTGGTGATTTTAGAATCATGATTGGTGCATCATCAAAAGATATTAAGTTAAGAAAAATTTTAACGGTTAAATAA
- a CDS encoding alpha-L-fucosidase produces the protein MTNRHSNTIVISIKKPVFLNMLFVVLFFLSSTQFIKAQNKDLTWDELANQYECPEWFRDAKFGIWFHWGPQAVPEQGGGWYARHMYMKDVGRQKFGKMANPYHLQTYGHPSEFGFKDIIHAWKAEKFDAEYLINFSKENGAKYIVALANHHDHFDLFNSSYHPWNSVNVGPKKDIIGAFEKATRNAGLKFGVTSHDDRFLNWWQPAFGADKTGEYAGIPYDGRLTKADGKGKWWEGLDPKDLYGPAPEDRTPEIIEDIKKNWLKRHIELVTNYKPDLLYNDGFNFTYGDYGKEVTRKLYNNSLKDNGKIDAVMLLKKQAKGTVNEVESGGSNTLRAYPWQSEITFTDWFYKKDRHLTHNARTILEMLIEAVSKNGNLLLSMELKPDGTIPDEIKKSVKIVGDWLKINGEAIYGTRPWTVYGDGRSVRGEAVETVDGELRNATESQKHGEHFNQRTTATPAFAHDEVRYTTKGDDFYITVMNPKGGEFVIPSLGKSSEVTPGNLKGLIQLYNGRKVSYKQTNNGLTINMPVVNGDSYPVVLKAKFKKKH, from the coding sequence ATGACCAATAGACATTCAAATACAATAGTAATCTCAATTAAAAAGCCTGTTTTTTTAAACATGCTTTTTGTTGTTTTATTTTTCTTGAGCTCAACACAATTTATAAAAGCTCAAAACAAAGACTTAACATGGGATGAACTTGCTAATCAATATGAATGTCCAGAATGGTTTCGTGATGCCAAATTCGGAATCTGGTTTCATTGGGGACCACAAGCTGTACCTGAACAAGGTGGCGGTTGGTATGCTAGACATATGTACATGAAAGATGTTGGCCGCCAGAAATTTGGAAAAATGGCCAATCCGTATCACTTACAAACTTATGGCCACCCTTCAGAATTCGGTTTTAAAGATATTATCCATGCATGGAAAGCTGAAAAATTTGATGCTGAATATTTAATAAATTTTTCAAAAGAAAATGGTGCAAAATATATTGTAGCCTTGGCAAATCATCATGATCATTTCGATTTATTCAACTCTTCTTATCATCCATGGAATTCGGTTAATGTTGGTCCTAAAAAAGATATTATTGGTGCTTTTGAAAAAGCTACACGTAATGCTGGCTTGAAATTTGGAGTAACTAGCCATGACGATCGTTTTCTAAACTGGTGGCAACCTGCTTTTGGAGCAGATAAAACAGGTGAATATGCAGGAATACCTTATGATGGTCGTTTAACAAAAGCTGATGGCAAAGGAAAATGGTGGGAAGGTTTAGACCCTAAAGATTTATATGGTCCAGCACCAGAAGATCGTACACCCGAAATTATTGAAGATATTAAAAAAAACTGGTTAAAACGCCATATTGAATTAGTTACAAACTACAAACCTGATCTATTATATAATGATGGTTTTAACTTTACGTATGGCGATTACGGTAAAGAAGTTACCCGAAAACTGTATAACAATAGTTTAAAGGATAATGGTAAAATAGATGCTGTTATGCTTTTAAAAAAACAAGCAAAAGGCACGGTTAACGAAGTAGAATCTGGAGGTAGTAATACCTTAAGAGCATATCCTTGGCAATCGGAAATTACGTTTACCGATTGGTTTTATAAAAAAGACCGACACCTAACTCATAATGCGCGTACCATTTTAGAAATGCTAATTGAAGCCGTAAGTAAAAATGGAAACTTGCTATTAAGTATGGAATTAAAGCCAGATGGCACAATTCCTGATGAGATAAAAAAGAGTGTAAAAATAGTTGGCGATTGGCTTAAAATAAATGGTGAAGCAATTTATGGAACACGTCCATGGACAGTTTATGGCGATGGTAGAAGTGTTCGAGGAGAAGCCGTTGAAACCGTTGATGGCGAATTACGAAATGCTACAGAGTCTCAAAAGCATGGCGAACATTTTAACCAACGTACAACAGCAACACCTGCTTTTGCTCACGATGAAGTTCGTTACACCACAAAGGGAGATGATTTTTACATAACCGTAATGAATCCAAAAGGAGGTGAATTCGTTATTCCTTCATTAGGGAAGTCTAGCGAAGTTACCCCAGGAAATTTAAAAGGGTTAATACAATTATATAACGGTAGAAAGGTTTCATATAAACAAACAAATAACGGTTTAACTATAAATATGCCAGTGGTTAATGGAGATAGCTATCCTGTGGTTTTAAAAGCTAAATTCAAAAAGAAACATTAA
- a CDS encoding sulfatase, with amino-acid sequence MKFVISILTVFLSCTGALSAQKTIEKPNVIIVFTDDQGYQDVGVFGSPLIKTPNLDNMAANGIKFTDFYAASSVCSPSRAALLTGSYPPRVGVPKVLWPNLPGGLNNQELTIADMLKTKGYNTACIGKWHLGDQQQYLPTSQGFDRYYGIPFSNDMSVNPKSKVSKNIVFREGMTIDSLREKKWRGKRVPLMKQDEVIEYPVDQSTVTKRYTKEAINFIKENQNEPFFLYLAHSMPHVPLYASPDFEGKSARGLYGDTIEEIDWSVGEVLKTLKEQGIDENTLVIFTSDNGPWTSKGDQGGSALPLRGHKNQTFEGGFRVPMIAQWPGKIKAGVVTDKLASTIDILPTLAYLTNAELPKQEIDGKNMWSLLSGNEKAKSPHRKDGFFYYKDSTLEAVRKGDWKLRITQDYVALYNLKNDISESENVAAANPKIVKKLQKMITEFDADLKANQHQYN; translated from the coding sequence ATGAAATTCGTAATCAGCATTCTCACCGTTTTTTTAAGTTGTACAGGAGCGCTTTCAGCACAAAAAACAATTGAGAAACCTAACGTCATTATCGTCTTTACAGACGATCAAGGTTATCAAGATGTTGGTGTTTTTGGTTCCCCATTAATAAAAACACCCAACTTAGATAATATGGCGGCAAATGGTATAAAATTTACCGATTTCTATGCTGCTTCATCAGTATGCTCGCCATCAAGAGCAGCTTTGTTAACGGGTTCTTACCCTCCACGGGTTGGCGTACCTAAAGTACTTTGGCCAAATCTACCTGGAGGTTTAAACAATCAAGAATTAACTATTGCTGATATGCTGAAAACAAAAGGCTACAATACAGCATGCATTGGTAAATGGCATCTGGGAGACCAACAACAATATTTACCTACTTCACAAGGCTTTGATAGGTATTACGGTATTCCGTTTAGTAATGATATGTCGGTAAATCCAAAGTCTAAGGTTTCTAAAAATATTGTGTTTAGAGAAGGTATGACTATAGATAGCTTGCGAGAGAAAAAATGGAGAGGAAAAAGAGTCCCGTTAATGAAACAAGATGAAGTTATTGAATATCCTGTAGATCAATCTACTGTTACTAAGCGTTACACAAAAGAAGCCATTAATTTTATAAAAGAAAATCAAAATGAACCTTTCTTTTTATACTTGGCTCATTCCATGCCACATGTCCCATTATATGCCTCACCAGATTTTGAAGGTAAAAGTGCAAGAGGATTATACGGCGATACTATTGAAGAGATCGACTGGAGTGTTGGTGAAGTTTTAAAAACATTAAAAGAACAAGGTATTGATGAAAATACGTTAGTGATTTTCACTTCAGATAATGGTCCTTGGACATCAAAAGGAGATCAAGGTGGTAGTGCCTTGCCTCTAAGGGGACACAAGAATCAAACTTTTGAGGGTGGATTTCGAGTACCTATGATTGCACAATGGCCAGGTAAAATTAAAGCAGGTGTGGTTACCGATAAATTAGCTTCTACTATAGATATTTTACCAACCCTAGCCTATTTAACCAATGCAGAATTGCCTAAACAAGAAATAGACGGTAAAAATATGTGGTCCCTACTTTCAGGAAATGAAAAAGCGAAGTCGCCACATAGAAAAGATGGTTTCTTTTATTACAAAGATTCTACCTTAGAAGCCGTTAGAAAAGGCGATTGGAAACTACGTATTACACAAGATTATGTAGCGCTCTATAACCTTAAAAACGATATTTCCGAAAGTGAAAATGTAGCAGCGGCAAACCCTAAAATCGTAAAGAAGTTACAGAAAATGATCACCGAATTCGATGCCGACCTAAAAGCAAATCAACATCAATATAATTAA
- a CDS encoding glycosyl hydrolase family 95 catalytic domain-containing protein has product MKLNKKTIISCVSILLCIATISAQETHKLSYDSPAEKWTEALPLGNGSLGAMVFGGVTEEHIQFNEETLWAGKPHDYAHKGAYKYLDTIRQLLTDGKQVDAQNLAMQEFMSTPLKQQPYQPFGDIYIAFKGHENYKNYTRELNIEEAISKVSYSVDGVDFKREVFSSYPSQVIAINLTSSKSKALNFDLWLDALHEDKTVKTVGNTQTLKVQVKEGALRGVATLNIQTNGTIETVNGKLQISNASKATIYLTAATNYIKYNDVSGNPENITQNTLAHVASENYKKVKKLHLKDYQSLYNRFNIDFGDNGKSANTTDKRIFDFWKTPNDPQLIALYVQYARYLMIASSRPGTKPPTLQGIWNHKLTPPWFSSYTTNINLEMNYWPVEIANLSECHEPLFDFIKDVSETGKNVAKEHYGAKGWNVHHNVDIWRGAAPVNHSNHGLWLSGSAWLSSHIWEHYLFTKDETFLKNNYASMKESALFYTDFLVEDPKTGYLISTPSTSPEIGGLVAGPTMDHQIIRALFKSVVEASSILKTDEAFAEKLTTMIPKIAPNQIGKHGQLQEWLEDKDNPESHHRHVSHLWSVYPGSEINYEDTPELMKAAKQSLEFRGDNGTGWSLAWKVNFWSRFKDGNRAYKLLNVLLSPAEIPERKIRGGSYPNLFDAHPPFQIDGNFGGASGILEMLLQSHLDKIELLPALPNALADGEVKGIIARGGFELAFSWKNSKLQYVEITSKKGEPCVLEYNGNTIELDTKAGKTYKFDGSLNKK; this is encoded by the coding sequence ATGAAATTGAACAAAAAAACAATTATTTCCTGTGTGTCTATTCTATTATGTATAGCTACAATTTCAGCACAGGAAACTCATAAATTATCTTATGATTCTCCTGCTGAAAAATGGACCGAAGCCTTACCTCTAGGAAACGGCAGCCTTGGCGCTATGGTTTTTGGTGGTGTTACCGAAGAACATATTCAGTTTAACGAAGAAACACTTTGGGCAGGAAAACCTCATGATTATGCACATAAAGGCGCTTACAAGTATTTAGATACCATCCGCCAGTTATTAACAGATGGTAAACAAGTAGATGCTCAAAACTTAGCGATGCAAGAGTTTATGAGTACGCCTTTAAAGCAACAGCCTTACCAACCTTTTGGTGATATTTACATCGCTTTCAAAGGCCATGAAAACTACAAGAATTACACAAGAGAGCTAAACATAGAAGAGGCTATTAGTAAAGTCTCTTATTCTGTAGATGGAGTAGATTTTAAAAGAGAAGTATTCTCTAGTTACCCATCACAAGTTATTGCTATTAATTTAACATCAAGTAAATCTAAAGCACTTAATTTCGATTTATGGTTAGATGCGCTTCACGAAGATAAAACAGTAAAAACCGTTGGAAACACACAAACCTTAAAGGTTCAAGTTAAAGAAGGTGCCCTTAGAGGTGTTGCCACTTTAAACATTCAAACTAATGGTACTATTGAAACTGTAAACGGGAAACTTCAAATTTCCAATGCATCAAAAGCAACCATATATTTAACAGCTGCAACCAACTATATTAAATATAATGATGTTTCGGGAAATCCAGAAAACATTACGCAAAACACTTTAGCACATGTTGCTTCAGAAAATTATAAAAAAGTAAAAAAACTACACCTAAAAGATTACCAATCGCTATACAATCGTTTTAATATTGATTTTGGTGATAATGGGAAATCGGCAAACACCACCGATAAACGTATTTTCGACTTCTGGAAAACACCAAACGATCCGCAATTAATTGCACTTTACGTACAATATGCACGTTATTTAATGATAGCGAGTAGCCGTCCAGGAACCAAACCACCAACGTTACAAGGTATTTGGAACCATAAATTAACACCACCATGGTTTAGTAGTTACACAACTAATATTAATTTAGAAATGAATTATTGGCCAGTTGAAATTGCTAACCTTAGTGAATGTCACGAACCACTTTTCGATTTTATAAAAGATGTTTCTGAAACTGGAAAAAACGTAGCCAAAGAACATTACGGCGCTAAGGGTTGGAATGTACATCACAACGTTGATATTTGGAGAGGTGCTGCACCAGTAAACCATTCTAATCACGGACTTTGGTTATCTGGTAGTGCTTGGCTTAGTTCACATATTTGGGAACATTACTTATTTACAAAAGATGAAACTTTTTTAAAGAACAATTATGCTTCAATGAAAGAATCGGCGCTTTTCTATACCGATTTTTTAGTTGAAGATCCAAAAACAGGTTACCTGATAAGTACGCCTTCTACTTCGCCAGAAATTGGTGGTTTAGTGGCTGGTCCAACGATGGATCACCAAATCATAAGAGCGCTTTTCAAAAGTGTTGTTGAAGCGTCTTCAATCTTAAAAACAGATGAAGCTTTCGCTGAAAAACTAACGACTATGATTCCTAAAATTGCACCAAACCAAATAGGTAAACACGGGCAATTGCAAGAATGGTTAGAAGATAAAGATAATCCAGAAAGTCATCACAGACACGTATCGCACTTATGGTCAGTATATCCTGGAAGTGAAATTAATTACGAAGACACTCCAGAATTAATGAAAGCTGCAAAACAGTCTTTAGAATTTAGAGGCGATAACGGAACAGGTTGGAGTTTAGCTTGGAAAGTTAATTTCTGGTCACGTTTTAAAGATGGAAACCGCGCTTATAAATTATTGAATGTATTATTAAGTCCGGCAGAAATTCCGGAACGTAAAATAAGAGGAGGCTCCTACCCTAACCTTTTCGATGCACATCCACCATTTCAAATTGATGGAAATTTTGGTGGTGCTTCAGGTATTTTAGAAATGTTATTACAAAGTCATTTAGATAAAATAGAATTACTACCTGCCTTACCAAATGCTTTAGCCGATGGAGAAGTAAAAGGTATTATTGCTAGAGGTGGTTTTGAATTGGCTTTCTCTTGGAAAAACTCGAAATTACAATACGTTGAAATTACATCTAAAAAAGGAGAACCATGTGTTTTAGAGTACAACGGAAATACGATAGAGTTGGACACCAAAGCAGGAAAAACGTATAAGTTCGACGGTTCATTAAATAAAAAATAA